A section of the Candidatus Bathyarchaeota archaeon genome encodes:
- the amrS gene encoding AmmeMemoRadiSam system radical SAM enzyme gives MEKESRFYETFSENAIRCTICPHKCVIQVGKRGFCNVKENQKGRLMSLTYGQLSSIAIDPIEKKPLAHFLPGSKSFSISSVGCNFTCPWCQNWHISASKPGEITTCYTSPREVVAMALRQECASIAYTYNEPVINLDYIEDVARSAREKDIKNVLVTNGYISREALAKVVDIIDAANVDWKAFNASFYRKYCAGNLQDVLDATVELKHNGVHVEVTFLVIPGTNDDKDETQAMARFIVTELGPDIPLHLSRFFPHHEFRHLPSTPIETLYKAREIALDEGLRYVYVGNVSLDEYGDTFCHGCGEKVIERRGYSISGWHLNAENRCLNCEEDIPIVGKPEA, from the coding sequence ATGGAAAAGGAATCAAGGTTCTATGAGACCTTTAGTGAAAACGCCATCAGGTGTACCATCTGTCCCCATAAGTGCGTTATCCAAGTTGGGAAACGCGGGTTCTGCAACGTCAAGGAGAACCAGAAGGGACGTCTTATGAGTCTCACTTACGGCCAGCTCTCTTCCATAGCTATCGACCCTATTGAGAAGAAACCTCTCGCCCATTTCCTCCCCGGGAGCAAATCATTCTCCATAAGTAGCGTTGGCTGCAACTTCACATGTCCTTGGTGTCAGAATTGGCACATTTCGGCATCGAAACCCGGTGAAATCACAACGTGCTACACCTCTCCCCGAGAGGTGGTCGCGATGGCCCTGAGGCAGGAGTGCGCCAGCATTGCTTACACCTACAACGAGCCCGTCATTAACCTAGACTACATTGAAGACGTCGCCCGTAGCGCCCGGGAGAAAGATATCAAGAACGTCCTTGTCACTAACGGCTATATCTCCCGGGAGGCCCTCGCCAAGGTGGTCGATATCATTGACGCCGCAAACGTCGACTGGAAAGCATTCAACGCCTCCTTCTACAGGAAATACTGCGCTGGGAACCTCCAAGATGTCTTGGACGCCACGGTAGAATTGAAGCATAACGGTGTCCATGTAGAGGTGACCTTTCTCGTCATTCCAGGGACAAACGATGACAAGGACGAGACCCAGGCCATGGCAAGGTTCATAGTCACTGAGCTAGGTCCCGATATCCCCCTCCATCTCAGCAGATTCTTCCCCCACCACGAGTTCAGGCACCTCCCCTCGACCCCTATTGAGACCCTCTACAAGGCCAGGGAAATCGCACTGGATGAGGGGCTAAGGTACGTCTATGTCGGGAACGTCTCCCTCGATGAGTATGGTGACACCTTCTGCCATGGATGCGGGGAGAAGGTTATCGAGCGGAGGGGTTACAGCATCTCTGGCTGGCACCTAAACGCGGAGAACCGTTGCCTCAACTGTGAGGAAGATATCCCTATCGTGGGGAAGCCCGAAGCCTAG
- a CDS encoding MFS transporter produces the protein MSKLSVTERRELLKSLYITIFLISTAYGTITFLLPVFAESIGATYVELGLLGSIGSIVYTAMTLLVGLMLDRFEKIRLFLVFTAFGVLAPVLLSLTSMVSQLFALRVLLGVASASFWVTASTLSADLSPPDEFTKSVVRYNVSWISGFVVGPILGGFVSDRYGFPAMFVLISTLIIPSVFLISTRLSSKVALRTVTEGIWKGLSSLSPIALAYVNILPYSIVLGIYMAILPGHMGGIGVSASAIGLLITMTNAVRGIGFLSGERWMRWGTRRSLWMSSILMSVALVMVSKSDTTSEFALPLAIYGFAGGIITPVLLDYIAQGSPKEALGASMGLHEFVYGLGMSLGPIMGGAIAEAYSPSTLYLGLAGLVLFILPLSLRLKDVSRES, from the coding sequence GTGAGCAAACTCTCCGTGACGGAAAGGAGGGAACTACTCAAATCCCTTTATATCACTATCTTCCTTATTTCGACCGCCTACGGCACAATCACATTTCTCCTCCCCGTCTTTGCTGAAAGCATCGGAGCCACTTACGTTGAGCTTGGCCTCCTAGGATCTATTGGATCCATTGTCTATACAGCCATGACCCTCCTCGTGGGCTTAATGCTTGATCGCTTCGAAAAGATCCGTCTCTTCCTTGTGTTCACCGCGTTCGGGGTCTTAGCGCCCGTCCTCCTAAGCCTCACGAGTATGGTTTCCCAGCTCTTCGCTTTGAGGGTCCTCCTCGGCGTTGCCTCCGCCTCCTTTTGGGTCACGGCGAGCACGCTAAGTGCAGATCTGTCTCCCCCTGATGAGTTCACAAAATCAGTGGTACGCTACAATGTCTCATGGATATCAGGCTTCGTAGTTGGCCCTATTCTCGGTGGGTTCGTCTCAGATAGATATGGCTTCCCCGCCATGTTCGTCCTCATCTCCACCCTCATCATTCCCAGCGTGTTCCTGATCTCGACCAGACTGAGCAGCAAAGTTGCCCTTAGAACTGTGACTGAGGGCATCTGGAAGGGGCTCAGCTCCCTCAGCCCCATCGCTCTTGCTTATGTCAATATTCTCCCCTACTCAATCGTTCTGGGTATCTACATGGCGATCCTCCCTGGCCACATGGGCGGCATCGGTGTATCAGCCTCGGCAATAGGCCTTCTCATCACAATGACCAATGCCGTTAGGGGGATAGGTTTCCTCTCAGGAGAGCGCTGGATGAGGTGGGGTACCCGGAGGTCCCTCTGGATGTCCTCAATACTCATGAGCGTAGCCCTGGTCATGGTCTCAAAGTCTGACACCACATCTGAGTTCGCCCTGCCCCTAGCTATCTACGGATTCGCAGGGGGAATAATCACACCAGTGCTATTAGATTACATCGCCCAAGGATCGCCAAAGGAGGCCCTTGGCGCCTCCATGGGTCTTCACGAGTTCGTATACGGATTAGGGATGAGCCTGGGTCCAATAATGGGGGGCGCCATCGCAGAAGCGTACAGCCCATCGACGCTCTACTTGGGCCTCGCAGGGCTTGTCCTTTTCATTCTTCCCTTGTCCTTGAGATTGAAGGATGTGTCTCGCGAATCCTAA
- a CDS encoding AN1-type zinc finger domain-containing protein, which produces MVLCDRCNKDEVLPFRCNYCSGYYCSKHRLPEFHECIGVYQQRPVANWSSGSAEPDTDYVFPGTRNRSGMRNLFRFSEKEMQHLSISLFIVAAIPLMSFWGIISQLPFIGVMAIMIFTMAFLLHELAHKFMAQRLGFWAEYRLNTIGLMITLFSFFSPFKLLAPGAVMIAGQMYGNDYGKISLSGPLTNIAQAAVYIMFMWTNPNESVVYQLARLGVIINSNLALFNLLPFGVFDGIKIIRWDWRAWLVTATTAAILFFYVQ; this is translated from the coding sequence ATGGTTTTATGTGACCGTTGCAACAAGGACGAAGTCCTCCCCTTCAGGTGTAACTATTGCAGCGGGTACTATTGCTCTAAGCACAGACTTCCCGAGTTCCACGAGTGCATCGGGGTCTACCAGCAGAGGCCCGTGGCAAATTGGAGCAGTGGGTCCGCGGAGCCTGACACGGATTACGTGTTTCCTGGAACGAGAAACCGCTCTGGAATGAGGAACTTGTTCCGCTTCAGCGAGAAGGAAATGCAGCACCTCAGTATCAGCCTCTTCATTGTAGCCGCCATTCCCTTGATGAGCTTCTGGGGGATCATATCCCAGTTACCTTTCATCGGGGTGATGGCAATAATGATCTTCACCATGGCTTTCCTCCTTCACGAACTCGCCCATAAGTTCATGGCCCAAAGACTTGGCTTCTGGGCGGAGTACCGCCTGAACACTATAGGGCTTATGATAACCTTGTTCTCATTCTTCTCCCCGTTCAAGCTCTTGGCCCCGGGAGCAGTAATGATTGCAGGCCAGATGTATGGAAACGACTACGGTAAAATATCCCTCTCCGGACCCTTGACAAATATCGCTCAGGCGGCCGTTTACATCATGTTCATGTGGACGAATCCCAATGAATCTGTAGTTTATCAACTGGCTCGCCTAGGCGTCATTATCAACTCAAACCTCGCCCTCTTCAATCTACTTCCCTTTGGGGTCTTCGACGGGATCAAGATCATTAGATGGGACTGGAGGGCCTGGCTGGTCACGGCGACTACCGCTGCTATCCTCTTCTTTTACGTCCAATAG
- the prs gene encoding ribose-phosphate diphosphokinase, whose protein sequence is MVEMKVIPGPASLELGVRIAERLGVAFYPAVHRLFPDGESYIRIKAPLRGEIATVVQTMFPNPDKSLLQLCLMADAARDAGAKEVICVVPYLAYARQDKRFLDGEALSLKTLSKLLGASGVDLLVVVDVHEEEALEGYCNEAGIQVKNLSAMPDLAEYLKQNGFEGAYSLSPDVGAVDLARDAGTVLGGEVGFFTKERDLHNGEIVMVMRDLDVQGRDVGVFDDIVSSGGTTAMAIRGLKKQGVGRVAAACTHGLFIGNAMEKIIEAGADIIVSTDTVGSPLSQVTVADLISSFLKGKY, encoded by the coding sequence ATGGTTGAAATGAAGGTTATCCCGGGACCTGCGTCCCTTGAACTGGGTGTAAGAATCGCCGAACGATTGGGTGTCGCGTTTTATCCGGCGGTGCACCGCCTCTTCCCAGACGGGGAGAGTTACATCAGGATAAAGGCGCCACTAAGGGGGGAAATCGCCACTGTCGTCCAGACGATGTTTCCCAATCCGGATAAGTCCTTGCTCCAGCTATGCCTCATGGCCGATGCCGCCAGAGATGCCGGAGCCAAGGAGGTAATCTGCGTCGTGCCATACCTTGCCTATGCCCGCCAGGACAAAAGGTTCTTGGATGGTGAAGCGCTGAGCTTAAAGACCTTATCCAAGCTCCTAGGGGCATCTGGAGTAGACCTACTAGTCGTCGTCGATGTCCACGAGGAAGAGGCCTTGGAGGGATATTGTAACGAGGCGGGCATCCAAGTAAAGAATCTCTCAGCGATGCCAGACCTAGCCGAATATCTGAAGCAGAACGGTTTTGAGGGTGCTTATAGCCTGTCTCCAGACGTGGGAGCAGTTGATCTGGCGAGGGATGCTGGGACCGTCCTTGGGGGCGAGGTGGGTTTTTTTACAAAGGAAAGGGACCTGCACAATGGGGAGATCGTGATGGTTATGAGAGACCTCGATGTTCAGGGCAGGGACGTGGGAGTCTTCGACGACATTGTGAGCAGTGGAGGGACCACTGCAATGGCCATCAGGGGCCTCAAAAAACAGGGTGTCGGACGCGTCGCAGCTGCTTGTACCCACGGCCTCTTCATAGGAAACGCCATGGAGAAAATAATTGAGGCAGGTGCAGATATCATCGTCTCAACTGATACTGTAGGGTCTCCACTATCTCAGGTGACAGTTGCAGATTTGATATCAAGTTTTCTCAAGGGAA